One Ahaetulla prasina isolate Xishuangbanna chromosome 1, ASM2864084v1, whole genome shotgun sequence DNA window includes the following coding sequences:
- the LOC131188310 gene encoding serine protease 57-like: MGRAGLQLLRTQVVLWVLLQAGLCFAAGIRRTWVIGGKEVRPHSRPFMASIQHENRHICGGFLVRQRWVMTAAHCQIPKRSAQFRVILGAHSLKTQEASQQIFGIQNSIAHPLFSAGTVKNDIRLLKLNRSAIFNKNVRKIKLPHANTDLCPGLTCHVIGWGDISNYATIPTELMEANTTIVDRKVCNASWQGHVTKSMVCAASTSPVLRGFCSGDSGGPLVCGKNVHGIVSFNGKRCGDRIFPDIYTRIANYIPWISFVLQTF; this comes from the exons ATGGGTAGAGCAGGTTTACAGCTCCTGAGAACACAGGTGGTACTTTGGGTCCTCCTCCAGGCAG GTCTTTGTTTTGCTGCCGGGATCCGGAGAACGTGGGTCATTGGAGGCAAGGAAGTGAGACCCCATTCCCGGCCCTTTATGGCCTCCATCCAACATGAGAACAGGCACATCTGCGGTGGGTTCTTGGTGAGACAGAGATGGGTGATGACAGCAGCTCATTGTCAGATTCCCAA GCGGTCCGCACAGTTCCGTGTCATCCTTGGTGCCCATTCGCTCAAGACTCAGGAGGCCTCCCAGCAAATCTTTGGAATCCAGAACTCCATTGCTCACCCGCTGTTCAGTGCTGGGACAGTGAAAAATGACATCCGTTTACTCAAA TTGAACAGATCCGCCATTTTCAACAAGAATGTCCGGAAGATCAAGTTACCTCACGCCAACACCGATCTTTGCCCTGGGCTCACGTGCCATGTTATCGGCTGGGGGGACATCTCAAATTATGCGACTATCCCCACTGAACTCATGGAAGCCAACACAACCATCGTAGACAGGAAGGTTTGCAACGCATCGTGGCAAGGACACGTCACCAAGAGCATGGTCTGCGCAGCCAGCACTAGTCCCGTCCTGCGTGGTTTCTGCTCG GGTGATTCAGGTGGCCCCTTAGTGTGCGGGAAAAACGTTCATGGCATTGTCTCCTTCAACGGAAAGAGATGTGGCGATCGGATTTTTCCAGATATCTACACCCGCATTGCCAATTACATACCCTGGATCAGTTTCGTGCTGCAGACCTTTTGA